One stretch of Brachyhypopomus gauderio isolate BG-103 unplaced genomic scaffold, BGAUD_0.2 sc57, whole genome shotgun sequence DNA includes these proteins:
- the dnajc9 gene encoding dnaJ homolog subfamily C member 9 isoform X1: protein MIIYAATADMGLLEQCEELFKNSNLYEVLGVTKGASDAEVRRGYYKLSLQVHPDRAQGDDQATTKFQVLGKVYAVLSDKEQRLVYDEQGVVDEETDCLSQDRDWEEHWRRLFPKITLQDILDFEKQYKGSEEEEEDLRRLYTLHEGDMDRIMEAALCCGHDDEPRIRLVLQRAVDAQELPAYKAFTHESNKKAANRKRKAEKERREAEALQKEMGLNAEDSLVAMIQQRQKSKEKGFNSFISDLEAKYCKKTSKGTKAKKK, encoded by the exons ATGATCATCTACGCAGCCACAGCAGACATGGGTTTACTGGAGCAATGCGAGGAGCTCTTCAAGAACTCAAACCTTTACGAGGTACTTGGAGTCACAAAAGGGGCGTCAGACGCGGAGGTGCGACGCGGATACTATAAACTGTCCCTGCAGGTGCATCCCGACAGAGCCCAAGGCGACGACCAAGCTACCACCAAGTTTCAG GTACTGGGAAAGGTCTACGCTGTACTGAGCGACAAGGAGCAAAGGTTGGTGTATGATGAGCAGGGTGTGGTGGATGAAGAGACTGACTGTCTCAGTCAGGACCGGGACTGGGAGGAACACTGGAGAAGGCTCTTTCCCAAG ATCACGCTACAGGACATCCTGGACTTCGAGAAGCAGTACAAgggctcggaggaggaggaggaggacctgCGGAGGCTGTACACACTACACGAGGGAGACATGGACCGCATCATGGAGGCGGCACTCTGCTGCGGCCACGACGATGAGCCACGCATCCGCCTTGTCCTGCAGCGCGCCGTCGACGCCCAGGAGCTGCCTGCCTACAAGGCCTTCACCCACGAGAGCAACAAGAAGGCGGCCAATCGCAAGAGGAAG GCAGAGAAAGAGCGGCGGGAGGCAGAGGCCTTGCAGAAGGAGATGGGCCTGAATGCCGAAGACAGCCTGGTGGCCATGATCCAG CAGAGGCAGAAGTCCAAAGAGAAGGGGTTCAACTCCTTCATCTCTGATCTGGAGGCCAAATACTGCAAGAAGACCTCCAAGGGAACAAAGGCGAAGAAAAAGTGA
- the dnajc9 gene encoding dnaJ homolog subfamily C member 9 isoform X2 — MGLLEQCEELFKNSNLYEVLGVTKGASDAEVRRGYYKLSLQVHPDRAQGDDQATTKFQVLGKVYAVLSDKEQRLVYDEQGVVDEETDCLSQDRDWEEHWRRLFPKITLQDILDFEKQYKGSEEEEEDLRRLYTLHEGDMDRIMEAALCCGHDDEPRIRLVLQRAVDAQELPAYKAFTHESNKKAANRKRKAEKERREAEALQKEMGLNAEDSLVAMIQQRQKSKEKGFNSFISDLEAKYCKKTSKGTKAKKK; from the exons ATGGGTTTACTGGAGCAATGCGAGGAGCTCTTCAAGAACTCAAACCTTTACGAGGTACTTGGAGTCACAAAAGGGGCGTCAGACGCGGAGGTGCGACGCGGATACTATAAACTGTCCCTGCAGGTGCATCCCGACAGAGCCCAAGGCGACGACCAAGCTACCACCAAGTTTCAG GTACTGGGAAAGGTCTACGCTGTACTGAGCGACAAGGAGCAAAGGTTGGTGTATGATGAGCAGGGTGTGGTGGATGAAGAGACTGACTGTCTCAGTCAGGACCGGGACTGGGAGGAACACTGGAGAAGGCTCTTTCCCAAG ATCACGCTACAGGACATCCTGGACTTCGAGAAGCAGTACAAgggctcggaggaggaggaggaggacctgCGGAGGCTGTACACACTACACGAGGGAGACATGGACCGCATCATGGAGGCGGCACTCTGCTGCGGCCACGACGATGAGCCACGCATCCGCCTTGTCCTGCAGCGCGCCGTCGACGCCCAGGAGCTGCCTGCCTACAAGGCCTTCACCCACGAGAGCAACAAGAAGGCGGCCAATCGCAAGAGGAAG GCAGAGAAAGAGCGGCGGGAGGCAGAGGCCTTGCAGAAGGAGATGGGCCTGAATGCCGAAGACAGCCTGGTGGCCATGATCCAG CAGAGGCAGAAGTCCAAAGAGAAGGGGTTCAACTCCTTCATCTCTGATCTGGAGGCCAAATACTGCAAGAAGACCTCCAAGGGAACAAAGGCGAAGAAAAAGTGA
- the nudt13 gene encoding NAD(P)H pyrophosphatase NUDT13, mitochondrial, with product MQALKYVFAPKLVFCRPCSNTSRVRYVMKLKEDDEACRHALRSGSLLLYHKLAPLLQDSNGVHKLARFDTPDVERILEELGKDTQLVSEAVLIGCTETSEPEFCLDVGEIDRDGLERLCCGVFVDLRKAFFLLTGPEVPLVAKGQALLRWHQTHGFCSATGQPTVRNQSGSQRVCPGSGITYYPQMAPVVIVLVSDGSRCLLVRQSSFPPGMYSALAGFCDIGETLEEALQRELAEEVGLEAETLRYSASQHWPLPQSSFMVACHATVSPHKTRVSLDKVELEDARWCTAEEIRAALTITKPPRNPKAQPPGFWVPPAYAIANQLIREWADDQLAKQE from the exons ATGCAGGCGTTGAAGTACGTGTTCGCCCCTAAGCTGGTGTTCTGTCGACCCTGTTCCAACACTTCCCGCGTGAG ATATGTGATGAAGCTTAAAGAGGACGATGAAGCGTGTCGGCACGCGCTGAGGTCTGGAAGCCTGCTGCTCTATCACAAGCTCGCGCCTCTGTTGCAGGACAGCAACGGAGTGCACAAACTGGCACGTTTTGATACTCCAG ATGTTGAGAGAATTTTGGAGGAGCTCGGAAAAGATACACAGCTTGTCAGTGAAGCGGTTCTCATTGGCTGCACGGAGACCTCCGAGCCGGAGTTCTGCCTGGACGTCG GAGAAATAGACCGTGACGGGCTGGAGCGACTTTGCTGTGGTGTGTTCGTTGATCTTAGGAAAGCCTTCTTTCTGCTTACAGGACCAGAAGTGCCCCTGGTAGCTAAA GGCCAGGCTCTCCTGCGCTGGCACCAGACACATGGCTTCTGCAGTGCCACCGGGCAGCCCACGGTTCGCAACCAGTCTGGAAGCCAGCGCGTCTGCCCCGGGAGCGGGATCACCTACTACCCCCAG ATGGCGCCGGTGGTGATCGTTCTGGTGTCGGATGGGAGCAGATGTCTCCTGGTTCGGCAGAGTTCTTTCCCTCCAGGCATGTACAGCGCGCTGGCTGGCTTCTGTGACATTG GGGAGACGCTCGAGGAGGCTTTGCAGAGGGAGCTGGCTGAGGAGGTGGGGCTAGAGGCGGAGACTCTGCGATACTCAGCGTCGCAGCATTGGCCGCTGCCACAGAGCTCGTTCATGGTGGCCTGTCACGCTACAGTCAGCCCTCACAAAACAcgg GTGAGTCTGGACAAGGTGGAGCTGGAAGATGCCCGCTGGTGCACTGCGGAGGAGATACGTGCGGCGCTGACCATCACAAAACCCCCTCGTAACCCCAAAGCACAGCCACCGGGCTTCTGGGTCCCGCCTGCTTATGCCATAGCCAATCAGCTCATCCGGGAGTGGGCGGACGATCAATTGGCTAAGCAGGAATAG